One window from the genome of Oryza glaberrima chromosome 3, OglaRS2, whole genome shotgun sequence encodes:
- the LOC127767082 gene encoding scarecrow-like protein 21 — protein sequence MSMQASNRPYRYPDNSQIPYYSRSSMHVGQNGTYHVQQNHEDLYASSDDGSQNGNSKAQGLQAQYCTLDSSSGNFVYPAHSSTSSHISGSPISQQDSHSEHTSGSPASASCVTEVPGLRFTTIEEIENAMFGPEPDTVSSDCSLLTDSAFYQDNWREHLGINTGDLKQVIAACGKAVDENSWYRDLLISELRNMVSISGEPMQRLGAYMLEGLVARLSSTGHALYKSLKCKEPTSFELMSYMHLLYEICPFFKFGYMSANGAIAEAVKGENFVHIIDFQIAQGSQWATMIQALAARPGGPPYLRITGIDDSNSAHARGGGLDIVGRRLFNIAQSCGLPFEFNAVPAASHEVMLEHLDIRSGEVIVVNFAYQLHHTPDESVGIENHRDRILRMVKGLSPRVVTLVEQEANTNTAPFFNRYLETLDYYTAMFEALDVACPRDDKKRISTEQHCVARDIVNLIACEGAERVERHEPFGKWRARLSMAGFRPYPLSALVNNTIKKLLDSYHSYYKLEERDGALYLGWKNRKLVVSSAWR from the coding sequence ATGTCAATGCAGGCCTCTAACCGACCATACAGATATCCAGACAATTCTCAAATACCATACTACAGCCGGAGTTCAATGCATGTGGGGCAAAATGGTACTTACCATGTGCAACAAAATCATGAGGATCTTTACGCGTCATCTGATGATGGTTCACAGAACGGCAATTCTAAGGCTCAGGGGTTGCAAGCACAGTACTGCACTCTAGATTCATCCTCAGGCAATTTTGTGTATCCAGCACATAGCTCTACATCCTCCCACATAAGTGGGAGCCCCATTTCTCAGCAAGATAGCCACTCAGAGCACACATCTGGTTCCCCTGCAAGTGCTTCATGTGTTACTGAAGTTCCAGGCTTGAGGTTTACAACAATTGAGGAGATAGAGAATGCAATGTTTGGACCTGAACCTGACACAGTTAGCTCGGACTGCTCCTTACTTACTGATTCTGCTTTTTACCAAGATAACTGGAGGGAGCATCTGGGAATCAATACAGGGGACTTGAAGCAGGTAATTGCAGCATGCGGTAAGGCTGTTGATGAGAATAGTTGGTATAGGGACTTGCTGATATCTGAGTTAAGGAACATGGTTTCCATTTCTGGAGAGCCGATGCAACGCCTTGGAGCCTATATGTTGGAAGGCCTTGTTGCCAGGCTTTCTTCGACTGGGCATGCCTTATATAAATCCCTGAAGTGTAAAGAACCTACTAGCTTTGAGCTCATGTCTTATATGCATCTCCTCTATGAGATATGCCCGTTTTTCAAGTTTGGTTACATGTCTGCCAATGGAGCAATTGCAGAGGCTGTTAAGGGCGAGAACTTTGTTCACATCATCGACTTCCAAATTGCTCAAGGTAGCCAGTGGGCAACTATGATACAGGCCCTTGCTGCAAGGCCTGGGGGACCACCATACCTGAGGATTACTGGTATAGATGACTCGAATTCTGCCCATGCCCGAGGTGGTGGACTGGATATAGTCGGACGGCGGTTATTCAATATTGCCCAGTCATGTGGTCTGCCCTTTGAGTTCAATGCTGTCCCAGCAGCTAGTCATGAGGTTATGCTTGAACATCTTGATATAAGATCTGGGGAGGTTATTGTTGTTAATTTTGCCTACCAGCTGCATCACACTCCTGATGAGAGTGTGGGCATAGAAAATCACCGGGACAGGATATTGAGAATGGTCAAGGGGCTCTCTCCGAGGGTGGTAACTCTTGTAGAACAGGAAGCAAACACAAACACTGCACCTTTCTTCAATAGATACTTGGAAACTCTTGATTATTACACAGCTATGTTTGAAGCTTTAGATGTTGCTTGCCCAAGGGATGACAAGAAGCGGATTAGCACTGAGCAACACTGTGTTGCAAGAGATATTGTTAATTTGATTGCATGTGAAGGTGCAGAAAGGGTGGAGAGGCACGAGCCTTTTGGAAAATGGAGGGCAAGGCTTTCAATGGCTGGCTTTAGGCCGTACCCACTAAGTGCACTGGTGAACAACACTATCAAAAAGTTGCTGGATAGTTACCACAGTTACTACAAgctagaggagagagatggtgcCCTTTATCTTGGATGGAAGAACAGAAAGCTGGTTGTATCTTCTGCATGGCGGTGA